Proteins from a genomic interval of Geovibrio ferrireducens:
- a CDS encoding GspE/PulE family protein, which translates to MKKINDEFMELLVQEKVLTEEDKTNLLKKFNRSAADILHYLIEGGAASRDLMAKLWGDSINKAYVDLGRTMINYELFTMLPSDIAKKYRVVPLYKFGDTVTIAVSDPENMEAIRACEKFFEASVSTVFAMPEDLEDTLEISYQDSTKIDEFLAKISVDSLVKGTSKITAGQLQRMAGDQSIIELVRAIMLIGIKEGASDIHIEPQENFVRVRYRIDGVLQDLLKFDVIILTGLISRLKVMSNLDITERRLPLDGRCVLKLKNRAIDFRISTVPSIYGEKAVLRILGQKDSKTVPSLTDLNFSKSIYSKLNLLMENPNGVFFVTGPTGSGKTTTLYALLKYLNEPGVNIMTIEDPVEYRLQGLTQVQVNNAVGLGFANTLRSFLRQDPDIILIGEIRDTETAKIAAQAALTGHLVLATMHTNSAMEAVTRLLEIGVEPFLVAPSMIGVMSQRLIRRICDHCKEPYDLKPEEIMRYFYEWDGKTKVQFYKGKGCPKCYGSGYKGRIAIHELLMIDHEVRKMIAEGANILQVQEYTMAKGGYKTLRYDGLKKILRGLTTIEELNRVTVSEDIAEANL; encoded by the coding sequence ATGAAAAAAATAAATGACGAGTTCATGGAGCTCCTCGTTCAGGAAAAGGTTCTGACCGAAGAGGATAAAACCAACCTGCTTAAGAAATTCAACCGCAGCGCAGCAGACATTCTCCATTATCTCATTGAGGGCGGAGCCGCCTCCAGAGACCTCATGGCGAAGCTCTGGGGCGATTCCATAAACAAGGCCTACGTGGATCTTGGCAGAACCATGATCAACTATGAGCTTTTCACCATGCTCCCCTCCGATATTGCCAAAAAATACAGGGTTGTACCTCTCTATAAATTCGGCGATACAGTTACAATAGCAGTCTCAGACCCGGAAAATATGGAGGCGATACGCGCCTGCGAAAAATTCTTTGAAGCAAGCGTCAGCACTGTTTTTGCCATGCCGGAAGACCTTGAGGACACCCTTGAGATAAGCTATCAGGACAGCACGAAGATAGATGAGTTCCTTGCCAAAATATCTGTTGACTCACTGGTAAAGGGAACAAGCAAGATCACCGCCGGACAGCTCCAGAGAATGGCGGGGGATCAGTCGATAATAGAGCTTGTGCGCGCCATAATGCTCATCGGCATAAAAGAAGGCGCTTCCGACATACACATAGAGCCTCAGGAGAACTTTGTCCGTGTGCGCTACAGGATAGACGGCGTTTTGCAGGATCTCCTCAAGTTTGACGTTATCATACTCACAGGACTTATATCGAGGCTTAAGGTTATGTCAAACCTTGACATAACCGAACGCAGGCTCCCGCTGGACGGCAGATGCGTGCTTAAGCTTAAAAACCGCGCCATAGATTTCCGTATCTCAACTGTTCCCAGTATCTACGGGGAAAAGGCGGTTCTGCGTATTCTCGGTCAGAAGGACTCAAAAACAGTCCCCTCACTTACAGATCTCAACTTCTCCAAAAGCATATATTCCAAACTCAACCTGCTTATGGAAAACCCCAACGGCGTATTTTTCGTCACAGGGCCCACAGGTTCCGGCAAAACAACCACACTTTACGCCCTGCTGAAATATCTCAATGAGCCGGGAGTAAACATCATGACCATCGAAGACCCTGTGGAATACCGCCTCCAGGGGCTTACACAGGTGCAGGTCAATAACGCGGTCGGGCTTGGTTTCGCAAACACTCTGCGCTCATTCCTCCGTCAGGACCCGGACATCATACTCATCGGGGAGATCAGAGACACGGAAACAGCCAAAATAGCCGCTCAGGCAGCCCTCACAGGTCACCTTGTTCTCGCCACAATGCACACCAACAGCGCTATGGAGGCTGTTACCAGACTTCTGGAAATAGGTGTTGAGCCTTTCCTCGTGGCTCCGTCTATGATAGGCGTTATGTCCCAGAGGCTGATAAGGCGCATCTGCGATCACTGCAAGGAGCCCTATGACCTCAAACCGGAAGAGATAATGCGCTATTTTTATGAGTGGGACGGCAAAACAAAGGTGCAGTTCTACAAGGGAAAAGGCTGCCCGAAATGCTACGGCAGCGGGTATAAGGGCAGGATAGCGATTCATGAGCTCCTCATGATAGACCATGAAGTGAGAAAAATGATCGCCGAAGGCGCAAACATTCTTCAGGTTCAGGAATATACAATGGCCAAAGGGGGCTACAAAACCCTCCGTTACGACGGGCTTAAAAAAATACTCAGAGGCCTCACCACAATAGAGGAGCTTAACCGCGTGACAGTGAGCGAAGACATAGCGGAGGCCAATTTATGA
- a CDS encoding diguanylate cyclase domain-containing protein, producing MTLAVIDDARTDLKPLKDALSRIEEISWVENMTLLESFDKLAILSPAKPLIQPDIILINFENNTEAYEVTLAVKSDGKYTDTVVISFGNANSEDIVRSMLETGCMDYIKDFSDRTEIFARMRTAVALRKEIISRISREKEIEENNRKLEDISNIDGLTGVLSRRYFIYKVEEEVSRAIRTQAAIALLRIDITDFRDYNAKYGFLEGDKVLRRISSALKKSAKRPGDLLARVGGNSFALFLPSTDLKGAEFIAKTVIKHINNLVIEHETPEGKFLTIHVGGMSVTPRITDDAAGLLNMIADITMECSVGIDAGQNFFCIKN from the coding sequence ATGACCCTTGCCGTCATTGATGACGCGCGGACAGATCTGAAACCTTTGAAGGACGCTCTGTCCAGAATCGAGGAAATTTCATGGGTTGAGAACATGACCCTCCTCGAATCGTTCGACAAGCTGGCAATACTGAGCCCTGCTAAGCCGCTTATTCAGCCGGATATAATTCTTATTAACTTCGAGAACAATACGGAAGCATATGAGGTGACACTTGCCGTCAAGTCTGATGGCAAGTATACGGACACTGTGGTTATCTCCTTCGGCAATGCAAACAGCGAAGATATAGTCAGATCTATGCTTGAGACCGGATGCATGGACTATATAAAGGACTTCTCCGACAGAACGGAGATTTTCGCCCGTATGAGAACCGCAGTTGCCCTCAGAAAAGAGATAATCAGCAGGATAAGCCGCGAGAAGGAGATAGAGGAAAACAACAGGAAGCTGGAGGATATTTCCAATATTGACGGCCTCACCGGAGTTTTATCCAGAAGATATTTCATCTACAAGGTCGAGGAAGAGGTCAGCAGAGCAATACGCACTCAGGCGGCCATAGCCCTTCTCCGGATAGACATAACCGACTTCCGCGACTATAACGCAAAATACGGCTTTCTCGAAGGTGACAAGGTTCTGCGCAGAATATCCTCCGCACTGAAAAAATCCGCAAAGCGGCCGGGAGATCTTCTGGCGAGAGTGGGGGGAAACAGCTTCGCGCTTTTTCTGCCCTCCACCGACCTCAAAGGAGCCGAATTTATAGCCAAAACGGTGATAAAACACATAAATAATCTCGTCATCGAGCACGAAACCCCGGAAGGCAAGTTCCTCACAATCCATGTCGGCGGAATGAGCGTTACCCCGCGGATAACGGACGATGCGGCAGGTCTGCTGAATATGATTGCGGATATTACAATGGAGTGCAGCGTGGGGATAGACGCAGGACAGAACTTCTTCTGTATAAAAAACTGA
- a CDS encoding S8 family serine peptidase, producing the protein MRLKLLALLLILSLFSSFSAESRADTSPFVLNKAELAMKAAKDGYVRIIVGFKSENYPALISASRSAVQNRKSTAARRAAERADDAVKAETERSRRDALSAVNSKNYIIKRAYDFTPEAAMEVTSAGLTELLSNPLVEYIIEDVPQKLPDTLSSPSAGADSIGKIGADDAWTAGYTGAGWYVAILDTGIRSTHQMFAGKNIVEACFSYNDCPDGSDEMHGTGAAAHYASSYDSYDHGSHVAGIAAGNSPSQKGVAKDADIIAIQVFSRFENDPLCTNNQLPYRDCVLSYPSDQRAALQYVYGQRNNYNIASVNLSLGGSSFSAYCNNNDPTFTNHVSNLTAAGIAVAVATGNSGLCGYVSSPSCITDAIAVGATDINDEEASFSNYLTGVLDIFAPGVNINSAVGSGDTDYGAWNGTSMATPHVAGAFAVFRQKNDALSVAQLETAMKNTRSAVSYGCTTHGTEGRINVDSVINSIADGNDVTAPYNVTASINSGNAFTNTRSVTVNVKGADGTGINGYYVSENSATPNVSAFSSTYTTKSLSVNVSFTLSSGDGTKTVYAWLKDEAENISTITSDTIVLDTTEPYVVSVTPANNSVNAAVSTNISVEFSESILTSTLNTTNLSLINQSAMTAVTNGDFIISGNNVTFDPAANLSAGTAYILTISTGIKDQAGNSLSSAFQSYFVTAGSSSGGDDDDDDNGTTGGDDEDPGDNGGNSDNDGDSSGGSGSGGCSAGTEADYALVVLMLISGIILIRRKI; encoded by the coding sequence ATGCGTTTAAAACTGCTTGCATTATTATTGATTTTATCTCTTTTCTCATCATTTTCTGCTGAGAGCCGCGCCGATACATCCCCCTTTGTGCTCAATAAGGCCGAGCTGGCAATGAAAGCGGCTAAAGACGGCTATGTGAGGATCATTGTCGGGTTCAAATCGGAAAACTATCCGGCTCTGATCAGCGCTTCCCGCAGTGCAGTGCAAAACCGTAAAAGCACAGCCGCAAGACGCGCCGCTGAGCGGGCGGATGACGCTGTCAAAGCGGAAACCGAACGCAGCAGGAGGGATGCTCTCTCGGCTGTAAACTCAAAAAACTATATCATCAAAAGGGCTTATGACTTCACTCCGGAGGCGGCAATGGAAGTTACCTCTGCCGGGCTTACAGAGCTTTTAAGCAATCCTCTGGTGGAATATATAATAGAAGATGTCCCGCAGAAACTCCCGGACACCCTCTCCTCCCCCTCAGCCGGGGCTGACTCCATAGGGAAAATAGGCGCTGATGATGCATGGACTGCGGGCTACACAGGCGCAGGCTGGTATGTGGCTATACTGGATACAGGAATAAGAAGCACCCATCAGATGTTTGCGGGTAAAAATATTGTGGAGGCGTGCTTCTCCTATAACGACTGTCCGGACGGCAGTGACGAGATGCACGGCACAGGAGCGGCGGCGCATTATGCATCAAGCTATGACAGCTACGACCACGGAAGCCACGTGGCGGGAATCGCCGCCGGAAACAGCCCAAGCCAGAAAGGTGTGGCAAAAGATGCGGACATAATAGCAATTCAGGTTTTCTCCAGATTTGAGAATGATCCTCTCTGCACAAACAATCAGCTTCCCTACAGGGACTGCGTTCTTTCATACCCTTCGGATCAAAGAGCAGCACTCCAGTATGTCTACGGTCAGAGAAACAATTACAACATAGCGTCTGTAAACCTCAGTCTGGGCGGAAGCTCTTTCAGCGCTTACTGCAATAATAACGATCCCACTTTTACAAACCATGTCAGCAACCTCACGGCAGCAGGCATAGCAGTTGCGGTCGCCACAGGAAACAGCGGTTTATGCGGCTATGTTTCATCTCCATCCTGCATCACCGATGCGATAGCTGTCGGAGCCACGGACATCAACGATGAAGAGGCAAGTTTCAGCAACTACCTGACCGGAGTTCTGGACATATTTGCCCCCGGAGTAAACATAAACTCCGCAGTGGGCAGCGGAGACACGGATTACGGAGCATGGAACGGAACATCAATGGCTACACCCCATGTTGCAGGAGCGTTCGCTGTTTTCAGACAAAAGAACGATGCGCTGTCTGTGGCACAGCTTGAAACTGCAATGAAAAACACCCGCTCCGCAGTTTCTTACGGCTGCACCACCCACGGAACCGAAGGGCGGATTAATGTTGACTCGGTCATAAATTCAATCGCAGACGGAAACGATGTCACAGCGCCTTATAATGTCACGGCCTCCATCAACAGCGGAAACGCCTTCACCAATACCAGAAGTGTCACGGTGAATGTCAAAGGAGCGGACGGAACAGGGATAAACGGCTATTATGTTTCCGAAAACAGCGCAACACCGAATGTTTCCGCTTTCAGTTCCACCTACACCACAAAAAGTCTTTCCGTTAATGTAAGCTTCACATTGAGCAGCGGAGACGGAACCAAAACAGTTTACGCATGGCTCAAGGATGAGGCAGAGAACATAAGCACAATAACCTCTGATACCATTGTCCTTGACACGACAGAGCCTTATGTTGTCAGTGTAACCCCTGCAAACAACTCTGTGAATGCGGCTGTCAGCACAAATATAAGTGTTGAGTTCAGTGAAAGCATACTTACCTCCACACTGAACACAACAAATCTGTCTCTTATTAACCAGTCCGCTATGACTGCCGTTACAAACGGCGATTTTATAATCTCCGGCAATAATGTGACTTTTGATCCTGCTGCAAACCTCAGTGCGGGAACAGCATATATCCTCACTATCTCCACAGGAATAAAAGATCAGGCGGGCAACTCCCTGAGCTCAGCGTTTCAGTCATATTTCGTAACTGCCGGTTCTTCCTCCGGCGGAGATGATGACGATGATGACAACGGAACAACCGGCGGTGATGATGAAGATCCGGGGGATAACGGCGGAAACAGCGATAATGACGGAGACTCATCAGGCGGTTCCGGCAGCGGAGGATGTTCCGCAGGAACAGAAGCGGATTACGCTCTGGTTGTGCTGATGTTGATTTCCGGAATAATATTAATAAGAAGAAAGATATAG
- a CDS encoding hybrid sensor histidine kinase/response regulator, translating to MNGSSRILIVDDSETSLNILERILNSCGYENIQKASGAWDGIELLDEAENSKEKLPDLILMDIVMPQMNGIEAVQRLKTHPIYEHIPIIMISVKNDAQTLSDAFEAGAADFILKPVSKPVLKARVDAIIKLKLETDKRKQQEEELKTLNRRLEDLNQVKNRFLGTAAHDLRGPLASIRGFAEMLTDELDGKLNGDQAEMLSMIHETSHGMLSLVNDLLDYAVIESGRLSLLKQESELRKIIDRRININEPLAARKNITIKRELEDVGIVSVDKNRIDQVLDNLLGNAVKFSPQNTEVTVKLYKEGNSAALTVADQGVGISEEDIPKLFGEYCTVSSKPTDGEKSTGLGLFIIKSIVYAHHGSFSVKSKKGEGTEITVKLPAETSI from the coding sequence ATGAACGGAAGCAGCAGAATCCTTATTGTGGATGATTCTGAAACGTCACTGAACATTCTTGAGCGCATACTTAATTCATGCGGATATGAAAATATACAGAAAGCCTCCGGCGCATGGGATGGAATAGAACTTCTGGATGAGGCGGAAAACAGTAAAGAAAAGCTGCCCGACCTTATTCTTATGGATATAGTTATGCCTCAGATGAACGGCATAGAGGCTGTGCAGAGACTGAAAACCCATCCTATCTACGAGCATATCCCTATCATAATGATCTCTGTTAAAAACGATGCCCAGACCCTTTCGGATGCATTTGAGGCCGGAGCGGCGGACTTCATACTCAAGCCTGTTTCAAAGCCCGTGCTCAAGGCGCGTGTGGATGCGATAATAAAGCTTAAGCTGGAAACCGATAAACGCAAACAGCAGGAGGAGGAGCTTAAGACCCTCAACCGCCGTCTGGAGGACTTAAATCAGGTCAAAAACCGCTTTCTCGGAACAGCAGCACACGATCTCAGAGGCCCGCTGGCCTCCATACGCGGATTTGCGGAAATGCTCACTGACGAGCTGGACGGAAAGCTTAACGGGGATCAGGCGGAAATGCTCAGCATGATACATGAAACCAGCCACGGAATGCTCTCTCTGGTGAATGACCTTCTGGACTACGCGGTCATAGAAAGCGGCAGGCTCTCCCTTCTGAAACAGGAAAGCGAACTCAGAAAAATCATAGACAGACGCATTAACATAAACGAACCTCTGGCAGCCAGAAAAAACATCACAATCAAAAGAGAGCTTGAGGATGTGGGCATTGTATCTGTCGATAAAAACAGGATTGATCAGGTTCTGGACAACCTTTTGGGCAACGCTGTAAAATTTTCACCGCAAAATACGGAAGTTACGGTTAAACTATATAAAGAGGGAAATTCCGCCGCATTAACAGTGGCGGATCAGGGTGTCGGCATTAGCGAGGAGGACATTCCCAAGCTCTTCGGCGAATACTGCACAGTAAGCAGCAAGCCGACCGACGGGGAAAAATCCACGGGACTGGGGCTTTTCATCATCAAAAGCATTGTGTACGCACATCACGGAAGCTTCAGCGTAAAAAGCAAAAAAGGCGAAGGAACGGAAATAACCGTAAAACTGCCTGCGGAGACAAGCATATGA
- a CDS encoding response regulator transcription factor has product MSVAPRVIIADDEAHIRLIMKKVIQSINCELVGEAQNGLEAVELCRQFKVDIVLLDINMPKQTGTESIKEIRELQPGALIIMLTSVADVETVDECIKHGAYNYIRKDTPIKEIRQIIVESWNSFLTARRSKNEDKVQPEGNPSGDQG; this is encoded by the coding sequence ATGAGTGTAGCACCGAGAGTAATTATTGCGGACGATGAAGCCCATATTCGTCTTATAATGAAAAAAGTAATCCAGAGCATCAACTGCGAACTCGTTGGAGAGGCGCAGAACGGACTTGAGGCTGTGGAATTGTGCAGACAGTTTAAGGTGGACATAGTCCTCCTTGACATCAACATGCCCAAGCAGACCGGAACCGAGTCCATTAAAGAGATAAGAGAACTCCAGCCGGGCGCGCTGATCATAATGCTCACCTCTGTTGCTGATGTGGAAACTGTTGATGAGTGCATAAAGCACGGAGCATACAACTATATAAGAAAAGATACTCCCATAAAGGAAATAAGGCAGATAATCGTTGAGTCATGGAACTCTTTCCTGACAGCAAGGAGAAGCAAAAATGAGGATAAGGTACAACCTGAGGGAAATCCTTCTGGAGATCAAGGCTGA